A stretch of Synechococcus sp. MIT S9220 DNA encodes these proteins:
- a CDS encoding NAD(P)-dependent oxidoreductase, giving the protein MTTITLLGAGLLGAAIGQRLLDVGCTLNVWNRNPTRCAGLVQAGAQQLNLPGEGLNASSVVITVLRDGPVTAEIIGSLGPLAGRCIVPMGTMGISESVSLAEQVSLQGGSYLEAPVLGSRPEALKGSLLVMAGGEQDVFAAQLPLLRQLASEPRLMGAVGTGAASKLALNQLIASLTHGYSLALRLVQASGLDVDRFMEVLRPSALYAPTVDKKLERMMSHHYGDPNFSTSLLRKDLKLFLREARLAGVDASALDGLSSLLERATGTDLDVGDYSALHELTDGR; this is encoded by the coding sequence ATGACCACCATTACTTTGCTGGGTGCTGGCCTTCTAGGCGCTGCGATCGGACAACGTCTGCTTGATGTGGGCTGCACGCTGAACGTGTGGAATCGCAACCCCACTCGCTGTGCTGGGCTTGTGCAGGCAGGGGCTCAGCAGCTGAACCTTCCCGGCGAGGGGCTGAACGCATCATCCGTTGTGATCACTGTGCTGCGTGATGGTCCTGTTACCGCAGAGATCATCGGCAGCCTCGGACCCTTGGCTGGGAGATGCATCGTGCCGATGGGCACCATGGGCATCAGTGAGAGCGTCTCCCTCGCTGAGCAGGTAAGCCTGCAGGGAGGCTCTTATCTGGAAGCTCCGGTGCTCGGCAGTCGCCCTGAAGCGTTGAAGGGAAGTTTGTTGGTGATGGCCGGCGGCGAGCAGGACGTGTTTGCAGCTCAATTGCCCCTCCTGCGCCAGCTGGCATCAGAGCCGCGATTGATGGGTGCTGTGGGCACGGGTGCTGCCTCGAAGCTGGCACTCAATCAGCTGATTGCCAGCCTGACCCATGGATATTCACTGGCACTGCGTTTGGTTCAAGCCTCCGGTCTGGACGTCGATCGCTTCATGGAGGTTCTGCGTCCTTCAGCTCTTTATGCCCCCACCGTCGACAAGAAGCTGGAGCGGATGATGTCTCACCACTACGGCGATCCAAACTTCAGTACCAGTCTGCTGCGCAAGGATCTAAAGCTCTTTTTGCGGGAGGCGCGATTGGCTGGAGTGGACGCTTCTGCTCTGGACGGACTCTCGAGTTTGCTGGAACGGGCTACTGGCACGGACCTTGATGTTGGCGACTACTCCGCCCTGCATGAACTGACGGATGGACGATGA
- a CDS encoding DUF2811 domain-containing protein produces the protein MDRYQLESCVNPALAVATEQETPFVSLESEIPEVLFNAMKGFIGANPNWDQYQLMSSALARFLYQNGCSERAVTERYLDDLFATPIAASSKQRKGSTTT, from the coding sequence ATGGATCGCTATCAACTGGAAAGCTGCGTCAACCCCGCGCTGGCTGTCGCCACTGAACAAGAGACACCGTTTGTGAGTCTGGAATCTGAAATACCTGAAGTCCTTTTCAACGCGATGAAGGGGTTCATCGGTGCCAATCCCAACTGGGATCAATATCAGCTGATGAGTTCGGCGTTGGCGCGATTCTTGTACCAGAACGGTTGCAGCGAAAGGGCAGTAACGGAGCGTTATCTCGATGACTTGTTCGCAACTCCGATCGCTGCATCCTCCAAGCAAAGGAAAGGCTCAACAACGACTTGA
- a CDS encoding chlorophyll a/b-binding protein, which produces MSDQRYQYEPIEAFGESLTTNRPWNTSALEIVERINGRTAMVGFAAAIIGEWITGHGPAGQVVAMIRWYLS; this is translated from the coding sequence ATGTCCGATCAGCGATATCAATACGAACCCATCGAAGCCTTCGGAGAAAGCCTCACCACCAATCGCCCCTGGAACACGTCGGCTCTGGAGATCGTTGAGCGAATCAATGGACGCACAGCAATGGTGGGATTTGCAGCCGCGATCATCGGCGAGTGGATCACCGGCCATGGTCCCGCCGGGCAGGTAGTGGCCATGATCCGTTGGTACCTCAGCTGA